In Candidatus Methanomethylophilus alvi Mx1201, a genomic segment contains:
- the gyrB gene encoding DNA topoisomerase (ATP-hydrolyzing) subunit B, producing MGKEDDMRNGEVYDENSIKALKGLEAVRVRPGMYIGSTDTRGLHHLVYEVVDNSIDEVMAGFATKIDVTVNPDGSVSVADDGRGIPTGIVPEEGKSGLEVCLTDLHAGGKFDQNAYKVSGGLHGVGVSVVNALSTWMVAIVKRDGKVHRQSYKTGIPDGPVEVIGETDETGTTITFLPDPTMFETVDFDFDTLQNRFRNQAFLNTKVTINFEDKRSEKRDTYHYDGGVSEFVKFLNRTKTPIHDSPICINGEYHEKDAEGRDRVVIVDIAMQYTDGYNESVDSFVNTVSTPDGGTHMTGFRTSLTKSLNDYGKENNLLKDITLEGSDAREGLTAIISIKMADPQFESQTKEKLGSSIAQTAVTSIMGEKFKEYLDEHPQVAQTILKKAQSAYEGRMAAKKARDATRRKSLLESTSLPGKLADCSEKDPSKCEIFIVEGESAGGSAKMGRDRAFQAILPIRGKILNVEKTRQDKLLDHDEIRNLTIAIGGGIGRDFDISKIRYHKVVIMTDADVDGAHIATLLLTLFYRQMRPLVEQGYVYLAMPPLYRVMKGKTQRYCYNDAELAKAVAEMGGPDAKLNISRYKGLGEMNPQQLWETTMDPDQRYMKRIEIADAMLADQLFSTLMGDDVEPRREFIIEHANEVTNLDV from the coding sequence ATGGGAAAAGAAGACGACATGAGGAATGGAGAGGTCTATGATGAGAACTCCATCAAGGCCCTCAAGGGTCTGGAAGCCGTAAGGGTCAGGCCCGGTATGTATATCGGAAGCACCGATACGAGAGGACTCCACCATCTCGTATACGAAGTGGTGGACAACTCGATAGACGAGGTCATGGCGGGTTTCGCCACCAAGATCGACGTCACGGTGAATCCCGACGGGTCCGTGTCCGTGGCGGACGACGGAAGAGGCATCCCTACGGGGATAGTGCCCGAAGAGGGCAAGTCCGGACTCGAGGTCTGTCTTACCGACCTCCACGCCGGAGGTAAGTTCGATCAGAACGCGTACAAGGTGTCCGGCGGTCTGCACGGTGTCGGTGTATCCGTTGTCAACGCACTCTCCACATGGATGGTCGCCATCGTCAAGAGGGACGGCAAGGTCCACAGGCAATCCTATAAGACCGGGATCCCCGACGGACCCGTCGAGGTCATCGGCGAGACCGACGAGACGGGGACCACCATCACCTTCCTTCCCGACCCGACGATGTTCGAGACCGTCGATTTCGATTTCGATACCCTGCAGAACAGATTCAGGAACCAGGCGTTCCTGAACACCAAGGTGACGATCAACTTCGAGGACAAGAGGTCCGAGAAGAGGGACACGTACCATTACGACGGCGGGGTGAGTGAGTTCGTCAAGTTCCTCAACAGGACCAAGACCCCCATCCACGACAGCCCCATCTGCATCAACGGCGAATACCACGAGAAGGACGCCGAAGGAAGGGACAGGGTCGTCATAGTGGACATAGCCATGCAGTACACCGACGGGTACAACGAATCCGTCGATTCCTTCGTGAACACGGTCTCCACCCCCGACGGAGGTACCCACATGACCGGGTTCAGGACCTCCCTTACAAAGTCCCTCAACGACTACGGGAAGGAGAACAACCTGCTGAAGGACATAACCCTCGAAGGAAGCGATGCCCGTGAGGGTCTCACGGCCATAATCAGCATCAAGATGGCCGACCCGCAGTTCGAGTCCCAGACGAAGGAGAAGCTCGGCAGCAGCATAGCCCAGACGGCCGTCACATCCATAATGGGGGAGAAGTTCAAGGAATACCTCGACGAGCACCCCCAGGTGGCCCAGACCATCCTGAAGAAGGCCCAGTCGGCGTACGAGGGGCGCATGGCCGCCAAGAAGGCCAGGGACGCCACCAGGAGGAAGTCCCTCCTCGAGAGCACGTCGCTGCCCGGAAAACTCGCGGATTGTTCCGAGAAGGACCCGTCCAAGTGCGAGATCTTCATCGTCGAGGGAGAGTCCGCAGGCGGTTCCGCCAAGATGGGAAGGGACCGTGCGTTCCAGGCCATCCTCCCGATAAGGGGAAAGATCCTCAACGTGGAGAAGACCCGTCAGGACAAGCTCCTCGACCACGACGAGATCAGGAACCTCACCATCGCCATCGGCGGGGGTATCGGCAGGGATTTCGACATATCCAAGATCAGGTACCACAAGGTCGTGATCATGACCGATGCCGATGTGGACGGGGCGCATATCGCCACCCTCCTTCTGACGCTCTTCTACAGGCAGATGAGGCCGCTGGTCGAACAGGGCTACGTCTACCTCGCTATGCCTCCTCTGTACAGGGTCATGAAGGGGAAGACCCAGAGGTACTGTTACAACGACGCCGAGCTTGCGAAGGCGGTCGCCGAGATGGGCGGTCCCGACGCAAAACTCAACATCAGCAGGTACAAGGGATTGGGAGAGATGAACCCCCAGCAGCTGTGGGAGACCACCATGGACCCCGACCAGAGGTACATGAAACGCATCGAGATTGCCGACGCCATGCTGGCGGACCAGCTGTTCTCCACCCTCATGGGCGACGATGTGGAGCCCAGAAGGGAGTTCATCATAGAGCATGCGAACGAAGTGACCAACCTGGATGTGTGA
- the thiC gene encoding phosphomethylpyrimidine synthase ThiC — MCTIMEEAARGVTNHRIKKIAEREGVTERFILDGIASGRIVAPCNPAHDPIPAAIGEGLSVKINANIGTSRDMPDIEPEIRKMDIAVKYGADAVMDLSTGGDIDSIRKRLLSRCPVMMGSVPIYETGLTAARKNAVVEMTEDDIFSGIEKHAKDGMDFMTVHCGITKETVQWIKKADRLMDVVSRGGSFLTAWILHNDRENPLYKDFDVLLDLARKYEFTLSLGDGFRPGCINDASDQAQISEMMVLGHLVKRARKAGVQAMVEGPGHMAMDQIAANMRMEKQLCYGAPFYVLGPLVTDIAPGYDHITSAIGGAIAAQNGADFLCYVTPAEHLSLPDEDDVKEGVIASKIAAHAADLSRGIGKDKDDRMAKARKVLDWDTMYDVCLDPDKAKAYRARGCTEKQDGCSMCGDVCAIKIVNQYLIKEDDVLKPNPLQKKFDCD, encoded by the coding sequence ATGTGCACGATCATGGAAGAGGCCGCGAGAGGCGTCACGAACCACAGGATCAAGAAGATCGCAGAGCGCGAAGGGGTGACCGAGAGGTTCATCTTGGACGGAATAGCATCCGGACGCATAGTGGCCCCCTGCAACCCCGCCCATGACCCGATACCGGCCGCGATAGGGGAAGGACTCTCCGTCAAGATCAACGCCAACATCGGGACCTCGAGGGACATGCCCGACATAGAGCCGGAGATCCGCAAGATGGATATCGCCGTGAAATACGGCGCCGACGCCGTGATGGACCTCAGCACCGGAGGGGACATAGACTCGATAAGGAAGAGACTCCTGTCGCGCTGCCCCGTCATGATGGGGTCCGTGCCCATATACGAGACCGGACTGACGGCCGCTAGGAAGAACGCGGTCGTCGAGATGACCGAGGACGACATATTCTCCGGGATAGAGAAACATGCGAAGGACGGCATGGATTTCATGACGGTCCACTGCGGCATCACCAAGGAGACCGTCCAATGGATCAAGAAGGCGGACAGGCTCATGGACGTGGTGTCGAGGGGAGGGTCGTTCCTAACCGCATGGATACTCCACAACGACCGCGAGAACCCCCTCTACAAGGATTTCGACGTCCTCCTTGACCTGGCCAGGAAGTACGAGTTCACACTGTCCCTCGGGGACGGGTTCAGGCCCGGCTGCATCAACGATGCATCGGACCAGGCACAGATCTCCGAGATGATGGTCCTGGGACATCTGGTCAAGAGGGCCCGCAAGGCCGGCGTACAGGCCATGGTCGAAGGACCCGGCCATATGGCCATGGACCAGATCGCGGCCAACATGAGGATGGAGAAGCAGCTGTGCTACGGCGCCCCGTTCTATGTCCTCGGCCCCTTGGTCACCGACATAGCCCCCGGATACGACCACATCACATCCGCCATCGGAGGGGCGATAGCCGCACAGAACGGTGCGGATTTCCTGTGTTACGTCACTCCGGCCGAACATCTGTCCCTGCCCGACGAGGACGATGTGAAGGAGGGCGTCATAGCTTCCAAGATCGCTGCCCACGCGGCCGACCTGAGCAGGGGCATCGGCAAGGACAAGGACGACAGGATGGCGAAGGCCAGGAAGGTTCTGGACTGGGATACCATGTACGACGTCTGCCTGGACCCCGACAAGGCCAAGGCCTACAGGGCCAGAGGATGCACCGAGAAACAGGACGGGTGTTCCATGTGCGGAGACGTGTGCGCCATCAAGATCGTCAACCAGTACCTGATAAAGGAGGACGACGTCCTCAAACCGAACCCGCTGCAGAAGAAATTCGACTGCGACTGA
- a CDS encoding DNA-3-methyladenine glycosylase family protein, with protein sequence MHVEMDVALDPTLGCGQAHRWKKQEDGSWQGVIGNDVVTLTQTSNGFDCEGASDMCQILRYFRSEDNLGEIVEEISRRDSYVAGLSSHCPGMRILRQPEWECLATYVLATNVNVKRIAKMVESVCDHFGTDLGPRRAFPTPKQILDREECIGECRLGFREHRFIELAQRTENGEIDIEGMKDLPYDGLVKELMTINGVGPKVADCVALFGYGHMEAFPVDVRIQNVMKAKYGVEGNYKTVSAYGRNLFGEYAGYAQEFLYHSEFI encoded by the coding sequence ATGCACGTGGAAATGGACGTCGCCCTCGATCCGACCCTGGGATGCGGGCAGGCACACCGCTGGAAAAAACAGGAAGACGGGTCGTGGCAAGGCGTCATCGGCAACGATGTGGTCACCCTGACACAGACATCCAACGGATTCGACTGCGAAGGTGCATCCGACATGTGCCAGATCCTCAGATATTTCCGTTCGGAGGACAATTTGGGGGAGATAGTCGAAGAGATCTCCAGGCGCGACAGCTATGTTGCCGGCCTGTCTTCCCACTGTCCCGGTATGCGTATACTTCGTCAGCCCGAATGGGAATGCCTTGCGACATACGTCCTTGCGACGAACGTCAACGTAAAGCGCATAGCCAAGATGGTAGAGTCCGTATGCGACCATTTCGGCACCGACCTCGGACCCCGCAGAGCGTTCCCGACACCCAAACAGATCCTCGACAGGGAGGAGTGCATCGGCGAATGCAGACTGGGGTTCAGGGAGCACCGTTTCATAGAGCTGGCACAGCGCACGGAGAACGGAGAGATCGATATCGAAGGCATGAAGGACCTGCCGTACGACGGTCTTGTAAAGGAATTGATGACGATAAACGGTGTGGGACCGAAGGTCGCAGACTGTGTGGCCCTTTTCGGATACGGCCACATGGAGGCCTTCCCCGTGGATGTGCGCATTCAGAACGTCATGAAGGCCAAATACGGGGTCGAGGGCAACTATAAGACCGTCTCGGCATACGGCAGGAACCTGTTCGGGGAATATGCTGGATATGCCCAGGAGTTCCTGTATCATTCGGAATTCATCTGA
- a CDS encoding transcriptional regulator: MKTPCEIVVWYVLPTIRREIAKEMVDTYHMKQADVGRIFGVTDAAISQYLKKKRGGSTLIEESRHYPEFLEEVKRSAKLIVEEKSDMSVEMCRICKFIKTVGLLAEIYTETTHLPAPSCAWGKDDDSCIVPQ, translated from the coding sequence ATGAAGACCCCCTGTGAGATCGTCGTCTGGTATGTGCTCCCGACGATCAGAAGAGAAATCGCCAAGGAGATGGTTGACACCTACCACATGAAGCAGGCGGATGTCGGACGTATCTTCGGGGTCACCGATGCGGCCATATCCCAGTATCTGAAGAAGAAGAGGGGAGGCAGCACCCTCATAGAGGAGAGCAGGCATTATCCGGAATTCCTCGAAGAGGTCAAGAGAAGTGCGAAGCTCATCGTGGAAGAGAAGTCCGACATGTCCGTGGAGATGTGCAGGATCTGTAAGTTCATCAAGACCGTCGGTCTGTTGGCCGAGATCTATACTGAGACCACCCATCTTCCCGCCCCGTCGTGTGCATGGGGAAAGGACGACGACTCCTGCATAGTCCCGCAGTAA
- a CDS encoding ATP-dependent helicase — protein sequence MFGGEILEKIDRKYSMDEVLDMMEPLVSKWFRERFTALTEPQSMAIPVIHERKSVLVSSPTGSGKTLTAFTSILNQLIKYSSEGTLEERVYCIYISPLKALANDVNRNLNEPLQQMKELAAREGMPVPEISVAVRSGDTPQNERQKMVRHPPHILITTPESMALILASPKFKEAIKKVEWVILDEIHDICDSKRGAFLSLTLEMLKNYCETDFTRIGLSATMAPIEEIAKYLVGFDKGGEARPVALIESSSKKVLDLKVICPTDDMTTLPTDVVSSMMYDKLKELVDEHETTIVFTNTRSGAEAVVYKLKERGLENVEVHHSSLGKDIRLDVESRLKKGEIKCVVSSTSLELGIDIGSVDLVCQIGSPKSVAKGLQRIGRSGHSFGKVAKGRLIVFDPDDLSECAVMCRAAHRSDIDRVGIPENCLDVLSQAVVGMSIDRRWDVDEAYDVVRSSYCFHNLPFDKFVNVLRYLGSKEEHESVYSKIWYDEENSQFGKKKGARMIYFMNLGTIPEESNYRVITSYGSVAGELSEKFVERLSPGDVFVLGGRSLEFVRSKGMTAYVKEANGRKPTVPSWAGEMLPRSFDLSMDVARFRKEMSQLIDEDPADKLERLSEEFDIDEGSARSLISYFSEQKAVAGFIPDIDRLAVEEYIDPSGNQRIIFHYPFGRRVNDALSRGYAYRITALTGANVSVTITDDDFMIGTTHKVDVDQIPLMLSTRDLEPILRKAVKDSEIFKLRFRHTAARSFMILRNYMGRSISVNRQQTRSTYLLDMLRDMDNEPVIEETYREILEDDMDIKNARVVLELIENGKMGVRVIHFNGTPSPFAHSVILSGFSDIVLMEDRTALLKELHRKVLERALGDGVRDFEFDPDQVTQYFTRKIGRVSSKEDIPRLLKRTGPLQAFRERGRNIYPYCDPDKKTVDGWVRELIHEGVVGTVFLDEPHIMVAEDIPVYAAATVRERTMNDADRTVYSLIGEDTLLSEVKSKCDLTEDMIFRSVRKLESMYVITRTDITENNRWYFSRCDPPSGDRAAAVDEVMLRHLGSFAPTTVQEAAFALNIPDEEISVSLESLVGSGEVSKGQFLISENPQYMLTSDRLRLRSGKSNVYDFETVENYRLTKGEKFATIEDFFKFYVTAGSELDVYNRVEGFSLEEWQRMRADGRILLGRFARGRVRFMLAEDAARYAYFRVDSTQPSDDEILERIEGSGSGLTMREVVAATGMEKEKVKEAMLRLDRSMKVVHAFWEREDWGTENIYAPYHPDIPEENPEDDMVRQAIVAFGPVPTASMRYLVSVPEDDIRPSAERVGAVEILVGPGQTPMYIMPDEIPKLNSPEMPSEKMRVLSLYDPDLGSKWAEISSRYGDKWVYPLMKGSRVVGAMEIWEMSGCIEVRSMDLDGPDMLEDALGALDDMMGYFRMKGTDIIRIREILNVDASELAPETAQVMTSCGYVFVNGFYAKGSFIDRVMTQQEALSYVLRKQRVEKTDRYGTLQDLLAVRKYIRNEQELTCRVTARSSVKKYMERGELVKTTLLPAFVGYVVPDRLPLYRAAKQAPVTDDMRIVERIVKEHGPISKKEVLYRSPLSYEGTTETLSELMKRSMICQDSDSYYRWVPPSDMSPEAAQKEIMMGHFLDLGIFSAEMAAQFMGMKMAATRKMLSDLEQEGKVVKGFLIEGDSTLYWMPAEDKDARVRLFAGMFILNTQDNLSYYLRHYIKQRCGSSVSTVWSGTEIIGHFKGKVAPGGAKVDDFEGSDLAKKLVEDKARSYGVALVKRSDDEYDTDWDASEFYNKTNPGI from the coding sequence TTGTTCGGCGGTGAGATATTGGAGAAGATAGACAGGAAGTATTCTATGGACGAGGTCCTCGACATGATGGAGCCTCTTGTTTCCAAATGGTTCAGAGAGAGGTTCACCGCCCTTACGGAACCGCAGTCGATGGCCATCCCTGTCATCCATGAGAGGAAAAGCGTACTTGTCTCGTCCCCTACAGGATCCGGTAAGACCCTCACCGCCTTCACCAGTATCCTCAATCAGCTGATCAAATACTCCTCCGAGGGGACCCTCGAGGAAAGGGTCTATTGCATCTACATCTCCCCGCTCAAGGCCCTGGCCAACGATGTGAACAGGAATCTCAACGAACCTCTGCAGCAGATGAAGGAACTCGCAGCCCGCGAAGGCATGCCCGTCCCCGAGATCTCGGTGGCCGTACGTTCCGGGGACACCCCGCAGAACGAGAGGCAGAAGATGGTCCGCCATCCCCCGCACATCCTCATCACCACCCCCGAGTCGATGGCCCTGATCCTCGCATCGCCTAAGTTCAAGGAGGCCATCAAGAAGGTGGAATGGGTCATCCTCGACGAGATCCACGACATATGCGATTCCAAGAGGGGGGCGTTCCTGTCCCTGACCCTCGAGATGCTTAAGAACTACTGCGAGACCGATTTCACCCGCATCGGCCTCTCCGCCACCATGGCTCCCATCGAGGAGATCGCGAAGTATCTCGTAGGTTTCGACAAAGGGGGAGAGGCGAGGCCGGTCGCCCTCATCGAGTCCAGTTCCAAGAAGGTCCTGGATCTGAAGGTCATATGCCCTACGGACGATATGACGACCCTTCCGACCGATGTCGTCAGCTCCATGATGTACGACAAACTGAAGGAGCTGGTCGACGAACATGAGACCACCATAGTGTTCACCAACACGCGTTCGGGTGCCGAGGCGGTCGTCTATAAGCTCAAAGAGAGGGGTCTGGAGAACGTGGAGGTCCACCACAGCTCCCTGGGGAAGGACATCCGTCTCGACGTCGAATCCCGTCTCAAGAAGGGGGAGATCAAATGCGTCGTATCCTCCACATCCCTGGAACTCGGGATAGACATCGGATCGGTCGACCTGGTGTGTCAGATCGGGTCTCCCAAATCCGTCGCCAAGGGACTCCAGAGGATCGGGCGGAGCGGCCACAGCTTCGGAAAGGTAGCCAAAGGCCGTCTCATAGTCTTCGATCCGGACGACCTGTCCGAGTGTGCCGTCATGTGCCGTGCCGCCCATCGCAGCGACATCGACCGTGTGGGGATCCCCGAGAACTGTCTCGACGTATTGTCCCAGGCGGTCGTCGGGATGTCCATCGACCGCAGATGGGACGTGGACGAGGCCTACGACGTGGTGAGGTCCTCGTACTGTTTCCACAACCTCCCATTCGATAAATTCGTGAACGTGCTCAGATACCTGGGCAGCAAGGAGGAACACGAGAGCGTCTACTCCAAGATCTGGTATGACGAGGAGAACAGTCAGTTCGGGAAGAAGAAAGGTGCCAGGATGATCTATTTCATGAACCTGGGGACCATTCCCGAGGAGTCCAACTACCGTGTCATAACATCCTACGGTTCGGTCGCAGGGGAACTGTCCGAGAAGTTCGTCGAGAGGCTCTCCCCGGGAGACGTCTTCGTCCTGGGGGGCAGGAGTCTGGAGTTCGTCCGCTCCAAAGGGATGACCGCATATGTCAAGGAGGCCAACGGCAGGAAGCCCACGGTCCCCTCGTGGGCGGGGGAGATGCTTCCCCGTTCCTTCGACCTGTCCATGGACGTGGCCAGATTCAGGAAGGAGATGTCCCAGCTCATCGACGAGGATCCCGCAGACAAGCTAGAGAGGCTTTCCGAGGAGTTCGACATCGACGAGGGGTCCGCCCGTTCCCTCATATCGTATTTCAGCGAGCAGAAGGCCGTTGCGGGCTTCATCCCCGACATCGACCGTCTCGCCGTGGAAGAGTACATAGACCCTTCCGGCAACCAGAGGATCATCTTCCATTATCCGTTCGGCAGGAGGGTGAACGACGCCCTTTCCAGAGGATACGCGTACCGCATAACCGCTCTGACGGGTGCCAACGTCTCGGTCACCATAACGGACGACGACTTCATGATCGGTACCACCCATAAGGTGGACGTCGACCAGATCCCGCTCATGCTGAGCACCCGCGACCTGGAGCCGATCCTCAGGAAGGCCGTCAAGGATTCGGAGATCTTCAAACTCAGGTTCAGACACACCGCCGCCCGCAGTTTCATGATCCTCAGGAACTACATGGGCAGATCGATAAGCGTCAACAGGCAGCAGACCCGCTCCACCTATCTTCTGGACATGCTCCGCGACATGGACAACGAGCCCGTCATCGAGGAGACCTACAGGGAGATCCTCGAGGACGACATGGATATCAAGAACGCAAGGGTGGTCCTGGAACTCATCGAGAACGGTAAGATGGGGGTGAGGGTCATCCACTTCAACGGCACCCCGTCGCCCTTCGCCCATTCCGTCATCCTCTCGGGATTCTCCGACATAGTGCTGATGGAGGACCGTACCGCACTTCTCAAAGAACTCCACAGGAAGGTCCTCGAGAGGGCCCTCGGTGACGGTGTCCGCGATTTCGAGTTCGATCCGGACCAGGTCACGCAGTATTTCACCCGTAAGATAGGCAGGGTCTCTTCCAAAGAGGACATCCCCAGGCTTCTGAAGCGCACCGGCCCTCTCCAGGCGTTCAGGGAGAGGGGGAGGAACATCTATCCGTACTGCGACCCCGACAAGAAGACCGTGGACGGTTGGGTGAGGGAACTGATCCACGAGGGGGTCGTAGGTACCGTCTTCCTCGACGAGCCCCATATAATGGTGGCGGAGGACATCCCCGTATACGCCGCGGCCACCGTGCGGGAGCGTACGATGAACGATGCCGACCGTACCGTATATTCGCTCATCGGGGAGGACACCCTCCTCAGCGAAGTGAAGTCGAAATGCGATCTGACCGAGGACATGATCTTCAGGAGCGTCAGGAAGCTGGAGTCGATGTACGTCATCACCCGGACGGATATAACGGAGAACAACCGGTGGTATTTCTCCAGATGCGATCCGCCTTCCGGAGACCGCGCCGCTGCGGTGGACGAGGTCATGCTCAGACATCTCGGCAGTTTCGCACCTACCACGGTGCAGGAGGCGGCCTTCGCCCTCAACATCCCGGACGAGGAGATCTCCGTCTCTCTGGAGTCTCTTGTGGGCAGCGGGGAGGTTTCGAAGGGGCAGTTCCTCATATCGGAGAACCCCCAATACATGCTGACGTCCGACCGTCTCCGTCTCAGGTCCGGCAAGAGCAACGTATACGATTTCGAGACGGTGGAGAACTACAGGCTCACCAAAGGGGAGAAGTTCGCCACCATAGAGGACTTCTTCAAATTCTATGTGACGGCCGGCAGCGAATTGGACGTTTACAACAGGGTGGAGGGGTTCAGTCTCGAAGAGTGGCAGAGGATGCGGGCCGACGGCCGGATACTCCTTGGAAGGTTCGCCCGCGGAAGGGTCCGTTTCATGCTTGCGGAGGACGCGGCCCGCTACGCCTATTTCCGGGTGGATTCCACGCAACCGTCCGACGACGAGATCCTGGAGAGGATAGAGGGCAGCGGTTCCGGACTCACGATGAGGGAGGTGGTGGCGGCCACCGGCATGGAGAAGGAGAAGGTGAAGGAGGCCATGCTGCGTCTGGACCGTTCCATGAAGGTCGTACACGCCTTCTGGGAGAGGGAGGACTGGGGTACGGAGAACATTTACGCCCCGTACCACCCGGACATCCCGGAAGAGAACCCCGAGGACGACATGGTGAGGCAGGCAATCGTGGCGTTCGGTCCTGTGCCTACTGCGTCCATGCGCTATCTCGTGAGCGTCCCCGAGGACGACATACGTCCTTCTGCGGAGAGGGTCGGTGCCGTGGAGATCCTTGTCGGTCCCGGTCAGACCCCCATGTACATAATGCCCGACGAAATCCCCAAGCTGAATTCGCCGGAGATGCCTTCGGAGAAGATGAGAGTCCTTTCCCTGTACGATCCCGATCTCGGTTCCAAGTGGGCGGAGATATCGTCCCGTTACGGCGATAAGTGGGTATATCCCCTGATGAAGGGAAGCAGGGTGGTCGGCGCCATGGAGATCTGGGAGATGTCCGGGTGCATAGAGGTCAGATCCATGGACCTCGACGGCCCCGACATGCTGGAGGATGCCCTCGGGGCCCTCGACGACATGATGGGCTATTTCAGGATGAAGGGTACCGACATCATCAGGATCAGGGAGATATTGAACGTCGACGCGTCCGAACTCGCACCTGAGACCGCCCAGGTCATGACGTCCTGCGGATACGTGTTCGTCAACGGGTTCTATGCCAAGGGATCCTTCATAGACAGGGTCATGACCCAGCAGGAGGCTTTGAGCTATGTCCTGCGTAAGCAGAGGGTGGAGAAGACCGACCGCTACGGGACGCTCCAGGACCTTCTCGCCGTGAGGAAGTACATCCGGAACGAGCAGGAGCTCACCTGCCGCGTGACCGCCCGCTCCAGTGTGAAGAAATACATGGAGAGGGGGGAGCTGGTGAAGACGACGCTCCTCCCGGCGTTCGTCGGGTATGTGGTCCCGGACAGGCTCCCGCTCTATCGTGCGGCCAAGCAGGCCCCCGTCACCGATGACATGAGGATAGTCGAGAGGATCGTGAAGGAGCACGGTCCCATATCCAAGAAGGAGGTCCTCTACCGCTCCCCCCTGTCCTATGAGGGGACGACGGAGACGCTCTCGGAGCTTATGAAGAGGTCCATGATATGCCAGGACTCCGATTCGTATTACAGGTGGGTGCCCCCGTCGGATATGTCCCCCGAGGCCGCACAGAAGGAGATAATGATGGGCCACTTCCTCGATCTGGGTATATTCTCCGCAGAGATGGCCGCCCAGTTCATGGGTATGAAGATGGCCGCCACCAGGAAGATGCTCTCCGACCTGGAGCAGGAGGGCAAGGTGGTGAAAGGGTTCCTCATCGAGGGCGACTCGACGCTTTATTGGATGCCTGCGGAGGACAAGGATGCCCGCGTAAGGCTGTTCGCCGGGATGTTCATCCTGAATACCCAGGACAATCTGAGTTACTATCTGAGACACTACATCAAGCAGAGGTGCGGGTCTTCGGTCTCTACCGTATGGTCGGGAACGGAGATCATCGGGCACTTCAAAGGAAAGGTCGCTCCCGGCGGTGCGAAGGTCGATGATTTCGAAGGGTCGGATCTGGCGAAGAAACTGGTGGAGGACAAGGCCCGCTCTTACGGGGTGGCGCTCGTCAAACGCAGCGACGACGAATACGATACGGACTGGGACGCCTCGGAGTTCTACAACAAGACGAATCCTGGGATTTGA
- a CDS encoding carboxypeptidase-like regulatory domain-containing protein, whose product MTLLEDSDSTDAASTTYRITGYVNEEFSSGNIGLKGAVVTIYDETGDPLGVCTTSSADAGRFKIDFDRIPVSKMYIGFSLAEYDLRSISSYASEIDTITVATGTAYRLSITTWSASSEDNVRECLITSSTADGLNCFTMATTTGTVTVYVNYGGQGVRGANIEISADDGRSIHGKTDGSGGCTISGLTIGAYTIKVSADGFESEKKDIVVTKGTATSIFEMTEKTHATYLGMDLVHFLMFIGIILGLSLALCARILYHRVGRTKIDEEDLKGE is encoded by the coding sequence ATGACATTACTTGAAGACAGCGACAGCACGGATGCCGCCTCTACGACCTACCGCATCACAGGTTATGTCAACGAGGAATTCAGCAGCGGGAACATCGGCCTCAAGGGGGCGGTCGTCACCATATACGACGAGACAGGGGACCCTTTAGGGGTCTGCACGACATCATCCGCCGATGCAGGGCGTTTCAAGATCGATTTCGACAGAATTCCCGTCTCCAAGATGTACATCGGATTCTCTTTGGCGGAATACGACCTCAGATCGATCTCGTCATATGCTTCCGAAATAGATACCATAACCGTCGCCACAGGTACCGCTTACAGACTTTCGATAACCACATGGTCTGCCAGCAGCGAGGATAATGTGAGGGAGTGTCTCATAACATCCAGTACCGCGGACGGGCTGAACTGTTTCACCATGGCGACCACCACAGGCACGGTCACCGTCTACGTCAACTACGGCGGACAGGGTGTTAGAGGAGCTAACATAGAGATATCCGCCGACGACGGGAGATCCATACACGGAAAGACCGACGGTTCCGGAGGATGCACCATCTCAGGACTGACCATAGGTGCCTACACGATTAAAGTGTCCGCAGACGGATTCGAGTCCGAGAAGAAGGACATCGTCGTGACCAAAGGTACGGCCACCAGCATATTCGAGATGACCGAAAAGACCCATGCCACCTATCTGGGAATGGACCTGGTCCACTTCCTGATGTTCATCGGTATCATCCTCGGCCTGTCCCTTGCACTATGTGCCAGGATACTGTATCATCGTGTAGGCAGGACGAAGATAGACGAAGAGGACCTGAAGGGAGAGTGA